The sequence below is a genomic window from Spiroplasma gladiatoris.
AAATTTATAATAATAAAATCACAAGTAATATTACTTGTGATTTTATTTGTCTTTTTGCATTCTATAGATATGACTTAATATTATTTTTTGAGGAATTATTTTTACTAATAATTTATTAAATTTATTAACTATACCTGTTAATAAAAAATCTTTTGAATTAGTTTTAAGAGCTTTTTTTAAAGTTTTATTGACATATTTTTCAACTCTCATCCCGTGTGATTTATTTATATTTTTATAATCACTTCTTAACCAAAAATCAGTCTTAATAGGACCAGGACAAATTGTAACTACTCGTACTTTTGATTTTAGTTTTTTAAATTCTGTATTTATTGCTATACCTAAATTTAAAACATAAGCTTTTGATGCAAAATAACTCGAAAACATTGGTCCCGGTTGAAAAGCAGCAACACTTGCCACATTTATAATTCTTCCTAAATTATTTTTATAAAAATTTTTAGCAAAATGCTTTGTTATATAATGAAGTGATTTAATATTTAAATCAATCATATTTAATTCTTTTTCTAAACTTGTTTTTAAAAAACTCCCTCAAACTCCATAACCTTCATTATTAATTACTAATTGAATATCAAAATTTTTACAATTCTCAATCA
It includes:
- a CDS encoding SDR family NAD(P)-dependent oxidoreductase, with the protein product MKKQGYALVTGASKGIGYEIVKYLLAKNYKVIAVSRNTQTLDNLNKNFTNIILEKWNYDLSDLNQVKNMIENCKNFDIQLVINNEGYGVWGSFLKTSLEKELNMIDLNIKSLHYITKHFAKNFYKNNLGRIINVASVAAFQPGPMFSSYFASKAYVLNLGIAINTEFKKLKSKVRVVTICPGPIKTDFWLRSDYKNINKSHGMRVEKYVNKTLKKALKTNSKDFLLTGIVNKFNKLLVKIIPQKIILSHIYRMQKDK